In one window of Posidoniimonas corsicana DNA:
- a CDS encoding BatD family protein: MTPAPAARRSAWPAIALLAALAAQPAAAEVELVSIEAPNTQVWVGQKAPFYVKLRSLGPFTGAASFSLPQVPRAVIVGVGNPTVSTEDGGDDTWYVQTHEFALFSQASGKVVLPAFEVRFGGRDEPAGPPVDRVEKTSEVTFDVKNPPGRQGDAYLVTTSEIDVTERWDPQPADAKQGDVFRRTISQSAEQVTGMALAPPPRGAPPGVKVYLADPQVSDKTNRGDFIGARTDTITYMLTEPGEVTLPAIKYVWWNPAKESFGDTTLPSVTIDVAAVAVPVVDPKPKAPARVPVWLLIAIAAGVSLVVWQWPRLVAFAIECHRRLNPPDRVVARRLLRACRRNDAKAAERAWVDWQNAQPGDYRPAPNLAQAAAGLAKCLYGTASPTTWDGGALATAFRREHSTHSPSWRPHPPSLAPLNPR, encoded by the coding sequence GTGACCCCTGCGCCCGCCGCCCGCCGCTCCGCCTGGCCCGCGATCGCGCTGCTTGCGGCCCTCGCCGCGCAGCCCGCGGCGGCCGAGGTAGAGCTGGTCTCGATCGAGGCGCCTAACACACAGGTGTGGGTTGGGCAGAAGGCGCCGTTCTACGTCAAGCTGCGGTCGCTCGGGCCGTTCACCGGTGCGGCCTCGTTCTCGCTGCCGCAGGTGCCGCGGGCGGTGATCGTTGGCGTTGGTAACCCGACCGTGTCGACCGAGGATGGCGGCGATGACACCTGGTACGTCCAGACCCACGAATTCGCCCTCTTCTCGCAGGCCTCCGGCAAGGTCGTGCTGCCCGCGTTCGAGGTCCGCTTCGGCGGACGCGACGAGCCGGCTGGGCCGCCGGTCGACCGCGTGGAGAAAACCTCAGAAGTCACGTTCGACGTCAAGAACCCGCCCGGACGCCAGGGTGACGCCTACCTGGTGACCACCAGCGAGATTGACGTCACCGAGCGGTGGGATCCACAGCCGGCCGACGCCAAGCAGGGCGATGTGTTCCGACGCACCATTTCGCAGTCCGCCGAACAGGTGACTGGCATGGCGTTGGCGCCGCCCCCCCGCGGCGCGCCGCCGGGAGTGAAGGTGTACCTCGCCGACCCGCAGGTGTCCGACAAGACCAACCGCGGCGACTTTATCGGCGCCCGCACCGACACAATCACGTACATGCTGACCGAGCCGGGCGAGGTCACCCTGCCCGCGATCAAGTACGTCTGGTGGAACCCCGCCAAGGAGTCCTTCGGCGACACGACGCTGCCGTCGGTCACGATCGACGTTGCAGCCGTGGCGGTCCCGGTTGTCGACCCAAAGCCGAAGGCGCCAGCCCGCGTTCCGGTGTGGCTGCTCATCGCCATCGCGGCCGGCGTTAGCCTCGTCGTGTGGCAGTGGCCACGACTCGTGGCGTTTGCAATCGAGTGCCATCGCCGACTCAACCCGCCTGACCGCGTGGTGGCGCGGAGGCTGCTGCGGGCGTGCCGAAGGAACGACGCCAAGGCCGCCGAGCGGGCGTGGGTCGACTGGCAGAACGCTCAGCCCGGTGACTACCGCCCAGCGCCCAATCTGGCGCAAGCGGCCGCCGGACTGGCGAAATGCCTCTACGGCACTGCCAGCCCAACCACGTGGGACGGCGGTGCGTTGGCAACCGCATTCCGGCGGGAGCATTCGACGCACTCCCCGTCGTGGCGGCCACACCCGCCGAGCCTGGCGCCGCTCAACCCGCGGTAG
- a CDS encoding helix-turn-helix domain-containing protein produces the protein MTINLDPADLRPIVEAVVSQAIQDLAAVGGDSRLAYPEAEAASLLGIRAHQLRDARLRGEITATKLGGRLGYERSELLAYLARQRQQ, from the coding sequence ATGACGATCAACCTCGACCCCGCCGACCTGCGCCCCATCGTGGAGGCCGTTGTCAGCCAGGCCATTCAGGATCTGGCGGCCGTCGGCGGCGACTCGCGTCTCGCCTATCCAGAGGCCGAAGCCGCCTCACTGCTCGGGATTCGCGCTCACCAACTCCGTGACGCTCGCCTACGCGGCGAGATCACGGCCACCAAACTTGGCGGCCGTCTCGGATATGAAAGGTCAGAGCTGCTGGCCTACCTGGCTCGGCAGCGTCAGCAATAA
- a CDS encoding beta-L-arabinofuranosidase domain-containing protein, with translation MAANAEQPIEFFPLKQVELIDGPLADSLRLNRDHLLQYEPDRLLAPFLEEAGLEPKAPRYPNWESMGLGGHTAGHYLSALAATAAALDDPQCRERLGYMVGELARCQQAGGDGYVGGVPRGRELWEAIAGGQLQASSFSLGDRWVPLYNLHKTFAGLRDAYLVAGNEQAREVFIGLCGWCDDLFSPLSDEQLQAVLATEHGGMNEVLADAAAISGEDRFLKLARRFCHRALLDPLAAGQDRLSGMHANTQVPKVIGFHRVGELQDDARLRDAALFFWRRVAEQRSVAFGGNSVSEHFPSDDQYQRFIEHREGPETCNTYNMLRLTERLFAERGESRFMDFYERALFNHILSTQHPEHGGYVYFTPCRPRHYRVYSQPGVAFWCCVGTGMENHSRHGSALYAHRGDELFVNLFAHSRVDWADQGAQVLQTTRFPDEPRTSLEVTVDEPKRLVINVRRPAWAAGEGFAVRVNGEPWNADTNAAGYVAIDRTWHSGDRVEVDLPMQASVETLPNLSEYTAVMYGPIVLAAKTSEDDLDGLVAGDGRMEHVAAGPLRSLNGAPVLAARPDQIAEKVERVDTDRLRFRVADIVRPDEYRDLELIPLFRLHDARYVVYWKSAPAEDGADEQMAAAEEAKLALDRATVDRVTPGQQQPEAEHNFRGEDTQIGGDGGQSFRNASGWFSYDLNPRGEKSLTLQVTYRASDDRGFRLTWNGQPLPSSRARQRREGDLRVVEYRLTGDEVAKPATLRFTPDQGAATPDFVDVRLLRREDRPPAAVLPGVNADPHVAFFGDRCYLYPTTDGTEGWRSTSFQAWSSADMVNWRNEGVILDLPRDLKWADIHAWAPAIATKNGKYYYYYSANKNIGVAVADRPEGPFRDPLGKPLVSARDYRGMQAIDPMVFVDDDNQAYLYWGQGRCKAVPLADDMISFDPAQVRDITPPGYNEGPFVHKRDGRYYLSWSEYDTRDPRYSVAYGVADSPLGKFKKAADNPILKQSGKVRGAGHHSIGKVPGRDQWVIAYHRFRIPGGDGYNRETCLSPLRHAEDGAIQRVDVFETVEPIDLSSLNGE, from the coding sequence ATGGCGGCTAACGCGGAGCAGCCAATCGAGTTCTTCCCGCTCAAGCAGGTAGAGCTGATCGACGGCCCGCTGGCGGACTCGCTGCGGCTGAACCGTGACCACCTGCTTCAGTACGAGCCCGACCGGCTTCTCGCGCCGTTTCTAGAAGAAGCGGGCCTGGAGCCGAAGGCGCCCCGGTACCCCAACTGGGAGAGCATGGGCCTGGGCGGGCACACGGCCGGGCACTACCTGAGCGCCCTAGCCGCCACGGCCGCTGCGCTGGACGATCCGCAGTGCCGCGAGCGACTCGGCTACATGGTGGGCGAGCTGGCCCGCTGCCAGCAGGCGGGCGGCGACGGCTACGTCGGAGGCGTGCCTCGCGGGCGTGAGCTGTGGGAGGCGATCGCCGGCGGCCAGCTGCAGGCGTCCAGCTTCTCGCTCGGCGACCGGTGGGTGCCGCTCTACAACCTGCACAAGACATTCGCCGGGCTGCGCGACGCCTACCTGGTTGCCGGCAATGAACAGGCCCGGGAGGTGTTCATCGGGCTCTGCGGCTGGTGTGACGATCTGTTCTCGCCGCTGTCGGACGAGCAGCTGCAGGCGGTCCTGGCGACCGAGCACGGCGGCATGAACGAGGTGCTGGCAGACGCCGCGGCGATCTCGGGCGAGGACCGCTTCCTGAAGCTGGCCCGGCGGTTCTGCCACCGCGCGCTGCTCGACCCGCTGGCCGCGGGCCAGGACCGGCTGAGCGGGATGCACGCCAACACGCAGGTGCCGAAGGTTATCGGGTTCCACCGCGTCGGCGAACTGCAGGACGACGCCCGCCTGCGGGACGCGGCGCTGTTCTTCTGGCGGCGGGTGGCGGAGCAGCGTTCGGTCGCCTTCGGTGGGAATAGCGTTTCGGAGCACTTCCCGTCCGACGACCAGTACCAGCGGTTCATCGAGCACCGCGAGGGGCCCGAGACCTGCAACACGTACAACATGCTCCGGCTGACCGAGCGGCTGTTCGCCGAGCGCGGCGAGTCGCGGTTCATGGACTTCTACGAGCGGGCGTTGTTCAACCACATCCTCTCCACCCAGCACCCGGAGCACGGCGGCTATGTGTACTTCACGCCGTGCCGCCCGCGGCACTACCGGGTCTACTCGCAGCCGGGCGTGGCGTTCTGGTGCTGCGTCGGCACCGGCATGGAGAACCACTCGCGGCACGGCAGCGCGCTCTACGCGCACCGCGGCGACGAGCTGTTCGTGAACCTGTTCGCCCACTCGCGCGTCGACTGGGCGGACCAGGGCGCCCAGGTGCTGCAGACCACGCGGTTCCCGGACGAGCCCCGGACATCGCTCGAGGTGACTGTCGACGAGCCCAAACGACTGGTGATCAACGTCCGCCGCCCCGCCTGGGCGGCCGGCGAGGGATTCGCGGTGCGGGTGAACGGCGAGCCTTGGAACGCGGACACCAACGCCGCGGGCTACGTGGCTATCGACCGCACCTGGCATAGCGGCGACCGGGTGGAGGTTGACCTGCCGATGCAGGCATCGGTCGAGACGTTGCCGAACCTCAGCGAGTATACGGCGGTGATGTACGGCCCGATCGTGCTGGCGGCCAAGACCAGCGAGGACGACCTCGACGGGCTGGTTGCGGGCGACGGCCGGATGGAGCACGTGGCGGCCGGACCGCTGCGTTCGCTTAACGGGGCGCCCGTGCTCGCCGCGCGGCCCGACCAGATCGCCGAGAAGGTCGAGCGGGTGGACACCGATCGGCTGCGGTTCCGTGTCGCGGATATCGTGCGGCCGGACGAGTACCGAGACCTGGAGCTGATCCCGCTTTTCCGCCTGCACGACGCGCGGTACGTGGTGTACTGGAAGTCCGCGCCAGCGGAAGACGGCGCTGACGAACAGATGGCGGCCGCCGAAGAGGCGAAGCTGGCCCTCGACCGCGCGACCGTCGACCGCGTCACGCCGGGTCAGCAGCAGCCCGAGGCGGAGCACAACTTCCGCGGCGAGGACACCCAGATCGGCGGCGACGGCGGTCAGAGCTTCCGCAACGCGAGCGGCTGGTTCAGCTACGATCTCAACCCGCGTGGCGAGAAGAGCCTGACCCTGCAGGTCACCTACCGGGCGTCCGACGATCGCGGCTTTCGGCTGACCTGGAACGGCCAGCCCCTGCCGAGCTCGCGCGCTCGCCAGCGCCGCGAGGGCGACCTGCGGGTGGTTGAGTACCGACTGACCGGCGACGAGGTCGCCAAGCCGGCGACCCTCCGCTTCACCCCGGACCAAGGGGCGGCCACGCCGGACTTTGTCGACGTGCGGCTGCTGCGCCGCGAGGACCGCCCGCCCGCCGCTGTGCTGCCCGGCGTCAACGCCGACCCGCACGTGGCGTTCTTCGGCGACCGCTGCTACCTGTACCCCACGACCGACGGCACTGAGGGGTGGCGGTCGACCTCGTTCCAGGCGTGGTCCTCCGCCGACATGGTTAACTGGCGGAACGAGGGGGTGATCCTCGACCTGCCACGCGACCTCAAGTGGGCCGACATACACGCCTGGGCGCCGGCCATCGCCACCAAGAACGGCAAGTACTATTACTACTACAGCGCCAACAAGAACATCGGCGTGGCCGTGGCAGACCGCCCGGAGGGGCCGTTCCGCGACCCGCTGGGCAAGCCGCTGGTCTCTGCACGCGACTACCGCGGCATGCAGGCGATCGACCCAATGGTGTTCGTCGACGACGACAACCAGGCGTACCTCTACTGGGGGCAGGGCCGTTGCAAGGCCGTGCCGCTGGCCGACGACATGATCTCGTTCGACCCCGCCCAGGTCCGCGACATCACGCCGCCCGGCTACAACGAGGGGCCGTTCGTCCACAAGCGCGACGGGCGGTACTACCTGAGCTGGTCGGAATACGACACTCGAGACCCGCGGTACAGCGTCGCCTACGGGGTGGCCGATTCGCCGCTGGGCAAGTTTAAGAAGGCGGCCGACAACCCGATCCTCAAGCAGAGCGGCAAGGTGCGGGGCGCCGGGCACCACTCCATCGGCAAGGTCCCCGGCCGCGACCAGTGGGTGATCGCCTACCACCGGTTCCGGATTCCGGGCGGGGACGGCTACAACCGCGAGACCTGCTTGTCGCCCCTGCGTCACGCCGAGGATGGCGCCATCCAGCGAGTGGACGTCTTCGAGACCGTCGAGCCGATCGACCTTTCCAGCCTGAACGGCGAGTAG
- a CDS encoding tetratricopeptide repeat protein — protein MKHGVFFLAMTWTGLWLTPDQAGQRLFDKQQYADAAEAFQDPLRQGVAWYRAGEFEKATQAFARLSSPEARYNLGNAWVMLGKYDKAVASYDQALEQRPDWTDAQENRALAVARGKIMEQKGGDLGDQQEGADEVVFDKKKPQEGQDTQVAGDQAASDSMVQAMWLRNVQTKPADFLRAKFAYQLANEDAEAEE, from the coding sequence ATGAAACACGGCGTCTTTTTCCTAGCGATGACCTGGACCGGCTTGTGGCTCACGCCCGACCAGGCAGGGCAACGGCTGTTCGACAAGCAGCAGTACGCCGACGCCGCCGAGGCGTTCCAGGACCCGCTGCGTCAGGGCGTGGCGTGGTACCGGGCCGGCGAGTTCGAGAAGGCGACCCAGGCGTTCGCCCGGCTCTCGTCGCCGGAGGCCCGCTACAACCTGGGCAACGCGTGGGTGATGCTCGGCAAGTACGACAAAGCGGTCGCCAGCTACGACCAGGCGCTCGAGCAGCGGCCCGACTGGACCGACGCGCAGGAGAACCGCGCGTTGGCGGTCGCTCGGGGCAAGATAATGGAGCAGAAGGGGGGCGACCTGGGCGACCAGCAGGAGGGCGCGGACGAGGTGGTGTTCGACAAGAAAAAGCCTCAGGAGGGGCAGGACACGCAGGTCGCCGGCGATCAGGCGGCGTCCGACTCGATGGTGCAGGCGATGTGGCTGCGGAATGTGCAGACCAAGCCGGCGGACTTCCTCCGCGCGAAGTTCGCCTACCAACTCGCCAACGAAGACGCGGAGGCCGAAGAGTGA
- a CDS encoding vWA domain-containing protein produces the protein MNELLSNLDFIRPGWLVMAPVAVVVWLLWRRHSDPLSGWRRQMAPELLDALAAGDRATNRQRAVLAGWLLAVAAIAGPTWRPEPDPFAADAQPLIILLKADQSMDQTPPTPSRIERAHLKIADLAAARKGQPLGLIAYAGSAHLVLPPTRDTKVVADMAAQITPAIMPEPGDRLDLAIRQAVELLQQDNGQGTLLVVADSVEITRQQASTSDERLPPIKFLALTDEGSPENIALRQAAREVGGSVQQLAVDDADVDAIVGFAERRSVSAVEGEGGRWQEAGYWLTPVIALLLVLSFRRQVNVAPQELT, from the coding sequence GTGAACGAGCTGCTCAGCAACCTGGATTTCATCCGCCCCGGCTGGCTGGTCATGGCGCCGGTCGCGGTGGTGGTGTGGCTGCTGTGGCGGCGCCACTCCGATCCGCTGAGCGGATGGCGCCGGCAGATGGCGCCGGAGCTCCTCGACGCGCTGGCGGCGGGCGACCGCGCCACAAACCGGCAACGCGCCGTGCTCGCCGGCTGGCTGCTGGCGGTGGCGGCGATCGCTGGGCCCACTTGGCGCCCAGAGCCGGACCCGTTCGCCGCGGACGCGCAGCCGCTTATCATCCTGCTCAAGGCGGACCAGAGCATGGACCAGACGCCCCCCACGCCGTCCCGGATAGAGCGGGCCCACCTGAAGATTGCCGACCTGGCCGCAGCCCGGAAGGGGCAGCCGCTGGGGCTGATCGCGTACGCCGGCTCCGCCCACCTGGTGCTGCCGCCGACCCGCGACACGAAGGTCGTGGCCGACATGGCCGCCCAGATCACGCCGGCCATCATGCCCGAACCGGGCGACCGCCTGGACCTGGCGATCCGGCAGGCGGTCGAGCTGCTGCAACAGGACAACGGGCAGGGCACGCTGCTGGTGGTGGCCGACTCGGTCGAGATCACCCGCCAACAAGCCTCAACATCCGACGAGCGGCTGCCGCCGATCAAGTTTCTCGCGCTGACCGACGAGGGCTCGCCGGAGAACATCGCCCTCCGCCAGGCGGCCCGCGAGGTTGGCGGCTCGGTGCAGCAGCTGGCGGTCGACGACGCCGATGTCGACGCGATCGTCGGCTTCGCCGAGCGCCGGTCCGTGTCGGCGGTCGAGGGCGAGGGCGGCCGCTGGCAGGAAGCCGGCTACTGGCTGACGCCGGTCATCGCGTTGCTGCTGGTGCTGTCCTTCCGCCGCCAGGTGAACGTCGCCCCGCAGGAGTTGACATGA
- a CDS encoding VWA domain-containing protein, which translates to MLSFGYPWLLLLLPLPWLLRAAAPPRRVTRAAVQTPFGDRLEAALGRVGGAPTHTSGGRDLLANSLLWLLVLAALARPQWIEPPVTKDLPTRDLLLLVDLSGSMQQEDFTDKAGKKVDRLTAVKQVLGDFLVRRQGDRVGLVVFGDAPYLQAPFSTDLQLDRRLLDECEVGMAGPRTALGDAIGLGVNLFDQSEAPAKTIIALTDGNDTKSRVPPVEAARVASQRDITVYTVAIGDPTTAGEDKLDVQTLKDVAAAADGEYFFAADRDGLEGIYDQLDKIETRKVETVSHRPRSELYYWPLAAALLLSLAFRALAAVRQRAAEPHPDPRGVVYVNALTGRLELAE; encoded by the coding sequence ATGCTGTCATTTGGCTATCCCTGGCTGCTATTGCTGCTGCCGCTACCGTGGCTGCTGCGGGCGGCTGCGCCGCCGCGGCGAGTGACGCGGGCCGCGGTGCAGACGCCGTTCGGCGATCGGTTGGAGGCCGCGCTGGGGCGCGTCGGCGGGGCCCCAACGCACACCAGCGGCGGCCGGGACCTGCTGGCCAACAGCTTGCTGTGGCTGCTGGTGCTCGCCGCGCTGGCCCGGCCGCAGTGGATCGAGCCGCCGGTGACCAAGGACTTGCCGACCCGTGACCTGCTGCTGCTGGTCGACCTGTCGGGCTCGATGCAGCAGGAGGACTTCACCGACAAGGCGGGGAAGAAGGTGGACCGCCTGACCGCCGTGAAGCAGGTGCTGGGGGATTTCCTGGTGCGGCGACAGGGCGACCGCGTCGGGCTGGTCGTGTTTGGCGACGCGCCCTACCTGCAGGCGCCGTTCTCGACCGACCTGCAGCTGGACCGGAGGCTGCTGGACGAGTGCGAGGTCGGCATGGCGGGCCCTCGGACCGCGCTGGGCGACGCCATCGGCCTGGGCGTCAACCTGTTTGACCAGAGCGAGGCGCCCGCCAAGACGATCATCGCCCTGACTGATGGCAACGACACCAAGAGCCGCGTGCCTCCGGTCGAGGCGGCGCGGGTCGCGTCGCAGCGTGACATCACGGTCTACACGGTCGCGATCGGCGACCCGACAACCGCCGGCGAGGACAAGCTCGACGTGCAGACGCTCAAGGACGTCGCCGCCGCGGCCGACGGCGAGTACTTCTTCGCCGCCGACCGCGACGGGCTGGAGGGGATCTACGACCAGCTCGACAAGATCGAGACCCGCAAGGTCGAAACCGTCAGCCACCGGCCGCGGAGCGAGCTCTACTACTGGCCGCTGGCCGCGGCGCTGCTGCTCTCGTTAGCGTTCCGGGCGTTAGCCGCGGTACGTCAGCGGGCCGCCGAGCCACACCCCGACCCGCGCGGCGTGGTGTACGTGAACGCCCTGACCGGAAGACTGGAGCTCGCCGAGTGA
- a CDS encoding HK97 family phage prohead protease yields the protein MPQPIHGQRAAVAEPPRARVFTRAATADDEARTVEAVIATEEPAVMLDFESMRAIEETLQMDGAEYGSKVPLLLDHTREAASVIGSVENIRREGSQLVATLRFARGDGVADSTWQKVRDGHCDAVSVGYRILSYATIAPGDTRTVNGKSHRASDDYALRVAVKWELFEVSVVAIGADRHAKIRSNGPALSLRSSEVMPQAAPAVHSRNSVTGRPSLGALESALMMRLGINDPSRSRVHHDGTYFTRLAPSSQFERDAEEARHWAPMPLIDILRQAAAHDGVGLEAHGRVEFMNALFTSLQGRAGFSSASGDLLTNVFGAAFVDGYESVYDCTKGWTLEGENPTLQPTPRVRAEQGAMKKRGRGGVADHLDLAFPGEDTQLGEFAAQWTIDEMDVINNSFGNTEQLGPRLLGKAAARLRPLRVVAELLSNPIMRDGVALFHADHGNLQTGSALADGTLQSAATLMAKQTEGGQPLNLRGRYVLVPQALERTASKLARDVELSSEESVPPPVVRSDAQLDNGVIDPDTGDTLDGSATSWYLAAEGGPHTVEVSFKTGTAGQPQIRSGFLTQGQWGLWFDVQHWIGAQALDWRGLVRSDA from the coding sequence ATGCCACAACCAATCCACGGCCAGCGCGCCGCAGTAGCAGAGCCCCCGCGGGCGCGAGTCTTCACCAGGGCCGCAACCGCCGACGATGAAGCCCGTACCGTCGAGGCTGTCATCGCCACCGAAGAGCCGGCGGTGATGCTCGACTTCGAGTCGATGCGAGCGATCGAAGAAACCCTGCAGATGGACGGCGCCGAGTACGGCAGCAAGGTTCCACTGCTGCTCGACCACACCCGCGAGGCGGCCTCGGTGATCGGGTCCGTCGAGAACATCCGTCGCGAGGGCAGTCAACTTGTCGCGACCCTCAGGTTTGCCCGCGGCGATGGCGTCGCCGACTCGACCTGGCAGAAAGTCCGCGATGGCCACTGCGACGCGGTCAGCGTCGGTTACCGGATTCTCAGCTACGCCACGATCGCCCCGGGCGACACTCGCACCGTTAACGGGAAGAGTCACCGCGCGAGCGATGACTACGCCCTCCGCGTCGCGGTGAAATGGGAACTATTTGAAGTTTCGGTGGTCGCGATCGGCGCCGACCGCCACGCCAAGATCCGGTCCAACGGGCCGGCATTATCACTCAGGAGTTCGGAAGTCATGCCCCAAGCAGCCCCTGCGGTGCACAGCCGCAACAGTGTAACGGGACGCCCATCGTTGGGCGCTCTCGAGTCCGCGTTAATGATGCGGCTCGGCATCAACGATCCGTCGCGCAGTCGCGTCCACCACGACGGGACCTATTTCACGCGACTGGCTCCGTCCTCGCAGTTCGAACGCGACGCTGAAGAAGCCCGGCACTGGGCACCGATGCCGCTGATCGACATCCTGAGGCAAGCCGCCGCGCACGATGGCGTCGGGCTCGAGGCGCACGGGCGGGTCGAGTTCATGAACGCCCTGTTCACGTCCCTCCAGGGCCGCGCCGGGTTCAGTTCAGCCTCCGGTGACCTGTTGACCAACGTGTTCGGCGCTGCGTTCGTCGACGGGTACGAGAGCGTGTACGACTGCACGAAGGGCTGGACGCTCGAGGGTGAGAATCCAACGCTGCAGCCGACGCCCCGCGTCCGCGCGGAGCAAGGCGCGATGAAGAAGCGAGGGCGAGGCGGGGTGGCTGATCACCTCGACCTGGCGTTTCCCGGCGAAGACACACAGCTCGGCGAGTTCGCCGCGCAGTGGACGATCGACGAAATGGACGTCATCAACAACTCGTTCGGGAACACGGAGCAGCTTGGCCCGCGACTGCTCGGCAAGGCCGCTGCTCGTCTGCGACCGCTCCGAGTAGTCGCCGAGTTGCTCAGCAACCCGATCATGCGGGACGGCGTCGCGCTGTTCCACGCGGATCACGGCAACCTGCAGACGGGGTCGGCTCTTGCCGATGGCACGCTGCAGAGTGCGGCTACCTTGATGGCGAAGCAGACGGAGGGCGGCCAGCCGCTGAACCTTCGGGGCCGCTACGTGCTCGTTCCGCAGGCGCTCGAGCGGACTGCGTCCAAGCTGGCCCGCGATGTCGAGCTCAGCTCGGAGGAGAGCGTCCCGCCTCCAGTTGTTCGCAGCGACGCGCAGCTCGACAACGGCGTCATCGATCCCGACACCGGCGACACGCTCGACGGCTCTGCAACGAGCTGGTACCTGGCGGCCGAAGGCGGCCCTCACACGGTTGAGGTGAGCTTCAAGACCGGAACGGCAGGGCAGCCCCAGATTCGCTCGGGCTTCCTCACCCAGGGCCAGTGGGGGCTGTGGTTCGACGTTCAGCACTGGATCGGGGCCCAAGCCCTCGACTGGCGCGGCCTGGTTCGTTCCGACGCGTAG